In Candidatus Hydrogenedentota bacterium, the following are encoded in one genomic region:
- a CDS encoding DUF3800 domain-containing protein gives MERSKLYAYVDESGTNALDTSKQGVSNLYICVAIVADEEGCRACDYGMELLSRNLNNGAEIASKSIAANHKRRMQFLEGIEQLPFHYYALVINKDRLPKNSGFQFKRSFYKFFNHMLYRKLSTGSYSLHVVADEYGGQDFMDSFISYLDNKGYPDLFSDFQHDFVRSSQSRLIQLSDLIAGSLSYCFDQEKRGDHSASFRRILREKEIGIQCWPIDYIPSPGPSQPMDTPHSVIMRDELCRRVQSFIDTYKDSDDTDRQLQAATLEELLFARLYEDDSASSVYSAVLIERLMDRGHEELTDQAFKSRVIGNIRDSGILLAGSSDGYRIALGAEDISDYLQHDKSIIEPMLRRLLLARNVVKEITCNGYDILSAGGFESLLRIANEFCDVGIEEKAQRVADSLPLP, from the coding sequence ATGGAAAGATCGAAACTTTATGCATATGTAGATGAATCGGGAACAAATGCACTGGATACCAGCAAGCAGGGCGTATCAAACCTCTATATATGCGTGGCTATTGTCGCCGACGAGGAAGGCTGCAGGGCCTGCGACTATGGCATGGAATTGCTGAGTAGAAATCTAAATAATGGCGCAGAGATTGCGAGCAAGAGTATAGCAGCGAACCATAAGCGACGAATGCAGTTCCTTGAGGGGATCGAGCAACTCCCTTTCCATTATTACGCACTCGTCATTAACAAGGATCGTCTACCGAAGAACTCAGGATTCCAATTTAAGCGATCTTTCTATAAGTTCTTCAACCACATGCTATACCGGAAACTGTCCACAGGAAGTTACAGTCTTCACGTAGTTGCAGATGAATATGGGGGCCAAGATTTTATGGACAGCTTCATATCCTACCTAGATAATAAGGGATATCCAGACCTGTTCAGCGATTTCCAGCACGATTTCGTAAGGAGCTCGCAAAGCCGCCTAATCCAACTCTCGGATCTTATTGCGGGAAGCCTCAGTTATTGCTTTGACCAAGAAAAGAGAGGTGATCACTCTGCTAGTTTTCGTCGTATACTCAGAGAAAAGGAAATTGGGATTCAATGCTGGCCCATTGACTACATTCCTTCACCAGGGCCGTCCCAGCCTATGGACACCCCCCACTCTGTTATCATGAGGGACGAGCTTTGTCGGCGCGTCCAGAGTTTTATTGACACCTACAAGGATTCTGATGATACTGATAGACAGCTTCAGGCAGCAACGCTTGAAGAACTCTTGTTCGCAAGGTTATATGAGGATGATTCTGCCAGCTCGGTGTATTCCGCCGTCCTTATAGAGCGTTTAATGGACAGAGGGCACGAGGAGCTTACCGACCAAGCTTTTAAGTCTCGCGTCATTGGGAATATTCGCGACTCGGGAATTCTTCTAGCTGGAAGCAGTGATGGGTACCGTATTGCTCTAGGTGCAGAGGATATTTCTGACTATTTACAGCACGACAAGAGTATTATTGAGCCCATGTTGAGACGACTCTTGCTGGCTCGCAATGTCGTCAAGGAGATTACTTGCAATGGATATGACATCCTCAGTGCCGGTGGATTTGAAAGTCTCCTTCGCATAGCGAATGAATTTTGCGATGTTGGTATAGAAGAAAAAGCCCAACGTGTAGCGGACTCGTTGCCGCTACCCTAG